In Methanobacterium aggregans, the genomic stretch AAAATTAGTTAATTCAACGAAATAACTGTTTTAAATGTTCTGATCCTTCACATTTCAATGAATGAGAAAACTATTTCTTACTGGGCTTCCAATTTTAGTTTCAAGGAAGTGAAAGATATGAAGGATGCAATCAAATGTTACGGATCATCAAAAATCCTGCCTGAAATAGAGGGAAAGGATTCATTATTCCTGTGCGTAATGGCTAGCACAGCCACATCAAGAATACCTGGCATAACTGGTGCAGGAGCAACACCAGAACTCACAGATTACACTCCTGCAGCCGACATGGAGCTTGTGGTATGTGGTGAACCCAGATGTTTGCCTGAAATACCCCAGACGGTTGTGGACGGTGCACCTGCACCCACACCTGCAGTCATAACCAAGGCCGCTCTGGAACTTGGAAACATACCCTTGATGGTTGTTGATGCTGGTGCGGCCGTAAAACCAAACCTCCCCTACTTGAAGCTCAACGAAGAACCTGGTGGAAACATTGGAACAGGCAGAGCAGTTTCAAACAGTGAAGCTATATTCAAAAGGGGAAAACTACTGGGTGAAACCCTTTCAAAACTTACAGAACACATTGTGATTGGTGAAAGCACACCTGCAGGTACAACCACAGCCCTCGGAGTTTTAACTGCCATGGGATATGATGTTGACCATAAGATAAGTGGAAGCACACCAGAAAACCCCCACGACATGAAACAAAAGCTTGTGAATGAAGGTATGAATGCTGCAGGTTTCAAAGCAGGAGAAATGAAATCTGAGCCATTCAAAGCCGTTGGTGCCGTTGGTGATCCAATGATACCTGCAGTTGCAGGTATTGCAGCTGGAAGCAGTGTTCCAGTAACCCTTGCAGGTGGAACCCAGATGATGGCGGTTTGCGCAGTTTTAAAGGCTGCTGTGCCAGAATTCGATTTTGATAAACTGGCAGTTGCAACCACAGTATTCGTTGCAGAGGATGAAACCTCGGACATAAATCATATCTCACGTCAAATATCTGAAATACCAGTTTTTGCAGTGGATCCTGCCTTTGAGAAATCCGACAATCCTGGACTTAGAAGTTACACCACAGGATTCGTTAAGGAGGGTGCGGGGGCTGGCGGTGC encodes the following:
- the cobT gene encoding nicotinate mononucleotide-dependent phosphoribosyltransferase CobT gives rise to the protein MKDAIKCYGSSKILPEIEGKDSLFLCVMASTATSRIPGITGAGATPELTDYTPAADMELVVCGEPRCLPEIPQTVVDGAPAPTPAVITKAALELGNIPLMVVDAGAAVKPNLPYLKLNEEPGGNIGTGRAVSNSEAIFKRGKLLGETLSKLTEHIVIGESTPAGTTTALGVLTAMGYDVDHKISGSTPENPHDMKQKLVNEGMNAAGFKAGEMKSEPFKAVGAVGDPMIPAVAGIAAGSSVPVTLAGGTQMMAVCAVLKAAVPEFDFDKLAVATTVFVAEDETSDINHISRQISEIPVFAVDPAFEKSDNPGLRSYTTGFVKEGAGAGGAMMAAILKGVPVDDIRRKTEDICMDIF